In uncultured Bacteroides sp., the following proteins share a genomic window:
- a CDS encoding LytTR family DNA-binding domain-containing protein, giving the protein MTLNCCIIDDEPLALDLLESYVVKTPFLNLKGKYLGALQAMDELQSSEVDLIFLDIQMPGLNGLDFSKIIGEKVRIIFTTAFNQYALDSYKVNALDYLLKPISYLDFLQAANKALRWFEMVRRPSAAVSATTSAETVTPSAPAVLGKEEIDSIFIKSDYKLVQVKLANILYIEGLKDYIKIYTEDEPKPLLSLMSMKSMEELLPSSHFMRVHRSFIVQIEKIKIIDRNRIVFGKAYIPISDSYKKEFAAYLNSRSINNSI; this is encoded by the coding sequence ATGACTCTGAATTGCTGTATTATTGACGATGAACCTTTAGCACTCGACCTATTGGAAAGCTATGTGGTAAAAACGCCTTTTCTTAACTTAAAAGGAAAATACCTTGGTGCGCTTCAGGCAATGGACGAACTTCAAAGTAGCGAAGTTGATCTTATATTTCTTGATATTCAGATGCCAGGACTCAACGGACTAGATTTTTCAAAGATAATAGGTGAAAAAGTCCGCATCATATTTACCACAGCCTTCAATCAGTATGCTTTGGATAGCTATAAGGTTAATGCACTCGACTATCTGCTAAAGCCCATCAGTTACCTTGATTTTTTACAGGCAGCCAATAAAGCATTGCGTTGGTTTGAAATGGTTCGTCGCCCATCGGCTGCAGTTTCAGCTACCACTTCTGCGGAAACTGTAACTCCATCTGCACCTGCCGTTCTGGGAAAAGAAGAGATTGACAGCATTTTTATAAAAAGTGACTATAAACTGGTTCAGGTTAAGTTGGCCAATATTCTTTATATCGAAGGATTGAAAGATTACATAAAAATTTATACCGAAGATGAGCCCAAGCCCCTTCTCTCACTAATGAGCATGAAGTCAATGGAGGAACTTCTTCCTTCATCACATTTTATGCGGGTACACCGTTCTTTTATTGTTCAGATAGAAAAAATTAAAATAATTGATCGCAACCGCATTGTTTTTGGTAAAGCATATATTCCTATCAGTGACAGTTACAAAAAAGAGTTTGCAGCATATCTTAACAGCAGATCAATCAATAATTCTATTTAA
- a CDS encoding heavy metal-binding domain-containing protein translates to MKTKKIYSLILVLGLVFCGSSFNSAYGQNKKKTTTTTTTTTTTTTTSKHHAMKYTCTMHPKVVMDKPGKCPKCGMTLVEKKEMKKGTMKMMKDSTKMKHTPKMKNMPMK, encoded by the coding sequence ATGAAAACAAAAAAAATTTATTCGCTAATTCTTGTTTTAGGATTAGTTTTTTGCGGTTCTTCTTTTAATAGTGCTTATGGTCAGAATAAAAAGAAAACGACCACCACTACTACAACAACTACCACCACCACAACAACAAGTAAGCATCATGCTATGAAATATACATGTACAATGCATCCTAAAGTTGTAATGGATAAACCGGGTAAATGTCCAAAATGCGGTATGACATTGGTAGAAAAGAAGGAAATGAAAAAAGGAACTATGAAGATGATGAAGGATTCTACAAAGATGAAACATACTCCAAAAATGAAAAACATGCCTATGAAATAA
- a CDS encoding efflux RND transporter permease subunit: protein MLTRIIKYFLENRLVTSILLIVIIVWGLATAPFNWHGGLLPRDPVAVDAIPDVGDNQQIIATEWMGRSPKDIQDQITYPLTTSLLGIPGVKTIRSTSMFGMSFIYIIFNDNVEFYWSRSRILEKLNSLPSGTLPEGVQPSLGPDATALGQIFWYTLEGRDPKTGKPTGGWDPQELRTIQDYYVKYALSSAEGVSEVASVGGYVKEFQVDLNPDEMRSFGVSVMDVMEAVKKSNLDIGAETIEINKVEYLIRGLGYIKNLADLENAAITSRNNVPVRIKDVATVNYGPATRRGGLDKEGMEAVGAVVVARYGSNPMEVINNVKDKIKETAAGMPQKVLPDGRISKVTIVPFYNRTQLIKETIGTLESALTHEILICIIVVIVLIVNLRASIVIAGILLLAVLSTFIIMRYVGVEANIVALSGIAIAIGVMVDVGVVFMENVVRHLDFPENRGKAHGEYLVTLIYNSVTEVSGAISTAMLTTIISFIPVFAMQAQEGKMFHPLAYTKTFALGSAFILGLVLLPTLAYWIFSLNIPKRGIRKMANILLIAAGIFLFAISGVIPALALTAIGINNLLAYKWESGKEHYPNYINIGITLLTAVYILSSEWLPLGPQNGILINMFFVAGIVAVILALLWSLVIHYERILRWCLANRLKFIAIPVFTLLFGVVIWLGFDKTFGFVAKGFETIGWNTFRETSFWSGASAKFPGIGKEFMPSLDEGSYLLMPTSMPHSGVEQNLQNIEKLDRRLKTIPEVELAVGKWGRVNSALDPAPIQMYENTINYRPEYMLDENGQRARFKVDHKKRFMLIGGKTYDPEKGFRIIPKDSLIPYRYGEYYRQWRSQIKNKNDIWNEIVKVTHLPGLTSAPKLQPIATRMVMLSTGMRAPMGLKVYGPDLESIEKAGKMMEQALKEVPSVLPASVFYDRAVGAPYLEIKLNRENMARYGVKVSDLQEIIGAAVGGMKLTTSVEGRERFPIRLRYARELRDNPQSLGQILIPTSNGVQVPLNELADINYAKGAQMIQSENTFLVGYVIFDKLASKAEVDVVDEAKKVLDAKIKEGKIILPKGVTYKFAGNYEQQARATSRLLIVIPISLILILLILYFRFKSVTASFIHFSGVFVAFAGGFILIWLYGQEWFLNFSIAGMNMRDLFQMHTINLSVAVWVGFIALFGIATNDGVLMGTYIHQMFLDEKPTNKDEIREAVVRAGLRRVRAASMTTAATLIALLPVLTSTGKGSDIMVPMAIPTFGGMLIQTMTMFVVPVLQCWWREHVVKHNRLPEQIETNYSIQSDEKENKI, encoded by the coding sequence ATGCTGACAAGAATCATAAAATATTTTCTTGAAAACAGGCTTGTCACATCCATTTTATTGATTGTCATTATTGTTTGGGGACTGGCTACTGCTCCGTTTAACTGGCACGGCGGTTTACTTCCGCGTGATCCTGTAGCTGTAGATGCCATTCCTGATGTAGGCGATAACCAACAGATTATTGCTACTGAATGGATGGGGAGGTCACCCAAAGATATTCAGGACCAGATTACTTATCCGTTAACAACATCTCTGCTAGGCATTCCCGGAGTTAAAACTATACGCAGCACTTCCATGTTCGGAATGTCCTTTATCTACATCATCTTTAATGATAATGTGGAATTCTATTGGAGCCGTTCCCGGATACTTGAAAAGCTGAATTCATTACCTTCAGGTACTTTGCCCGAAGGTGTTCAGCCATCTTTAGGACCTGATGCCACAGCATTGGGGCAAATCTTTTGGTACACGCTGGAAGGAAGAGATCCCAAAACAGGGAAACCTACCGGTGGTTGGGATCCGCAAGAGTTACGAACCATTCAGGATTATTATGTGAAATACGCATTATCCAGTGCCGAAGGTGTTTCCGAAGTTGCATCTGTTGGTGGATATGTGAAGGAGTTTCAGGTGGATCTGAATCCTGATGAAATGCGCTCTTTCGGAGTATCAGTAATGGATGTAATGGAGGCGGTTAAAAAGAGTAATCTCGATATCGGAGCCGAGACTATAGAGATAAATAAAGTGGAATACCTTATTCGTGGATTAGGTTATATTAAAAACCTTGCCGATCTTGAGAATGCTGCAATTACTTCACGGAACAATGTTCCTGTCAGGATAAAAGATGTTGCAACGGTAAACTACGGCCCGGCAACCCGTCGCGGAGGGCTGGATAAAGAAGGCATGGAAGCGGTTGGTGCTGTTGTTGTGGCAAGATACGGTTCAAATCCGATGGAGGTGATTAATAATGTCAAAGATAAAATTAAAGAGACTGCAGCCGGAATGCCTCAAAAAGTATTGCCCGACGGAAGAATCTCCAAAGTAACCATTGTTCCGTTCTATAATCGTACCCAACTTATAAAAGAGACTATCGGCACACTGGAAAGTGCTTTGACACACGAAATATTAATTTGTATCATTGTGGTTATTGTATTGATAGTGAATTTGCGTGCTTCCATAGTAATAGCAGGTATATTACTACTTGCCGTGCTAAGTACTTTCATCATCATGCGATATGTAGGAGTTGAGGCTAATATTGTAGCTCTATCAGGAATCGCCATTGCCATCGGTGTAATGGTAGATGTGGGAGTAGTCTTCATGGAAAACGTAGTCCGTCACCTTGATTTCCCCGAGAATAGAGGAAAAGCTCATGGAGAATATCTTGTAACTCTTATTTATAATTCTGTAACGGAAGTTTCCGGAGCAATCAGCACTGCAATGCTTACTACCATTATAAGCTTTATTCCGGTGTTTGCCATGCAGGCGCAAGAAGGTAAAATGTTTCATCCGCTGGCTTATACAAAAACATTTGCTTTGGGATCGGCCTTTATTCTTGGTTTAGTTTTGCTTCCCACATTAGCCTATTGGATATTTTCTCTGAATATACCCAAACGAGGCATCCGCAAAATGGCAAACATTCTGCTAATTGCAGCGGGTATATTCTTGTTTGCCATTAGTGGTGTAATACCGGCACTTGCTCTGACTGCCATAGGAATAAATAATTTGCTGGCTTATAAATGGGAATCAGGGAAGGAGCATTACCCTAATTATATAAATATAGGCATAACACTGCTAACTGCTGTCTATATCTTATCATCAGAATGGCTTCCATTAGGACCTCAAAATGGAATCCTGATCAATATGTTTTTCGTGGCAGGCATAGTAGCAGTTATATTAGCCTTGCTATGGTCGTTGGTTATTCACTATGAAAGGATTCTTCGCTGGTGCCTGGCTAACAGATTGAAGTTTATTGCTATTCCTGTCTTTACTTTATTGTTTGGCGTAGTAATTTGGCTAGGATTTGATAAGACATTTGGCTTTGTAGCTAAAGGTTTTGAAACTATAGGTTGGAACACATTTCGAGAAACATCTTTTTGGAGTGGTGCCAGCGCCAAATTTCCCGGTATAGGAAAGGAATTTATGCCTAGTCTGGATGAAGGATCATACCTGTTGATGCCTACCAGTATGCCACATTCCGGAGTGGAACAGAATCTTCAGAATATAGAGAAACTAGATAGACGATTGAAAACTATTCCAGAAGTAGAATTAGCTGTAGGTAAATGGGGACGTGTAAACTCAGCTCTCGATCCTGCTCCTATCCAGATGTATGAGAATACAATCAATTATCGTCCGGAATATATGTTGGATGAAAATGGTCAGAGGGCAAGGTTTAAAGTAGATCACAAAAAACGATTCATGCTTATTGGAGGTAAAACGTACGACCCGGAAAAAGGATTCCGTATAATCCCCAAAGACAGCCTGATTCCTTATAGATATGGAGAATACTATCGCCAATGGCGGAGTCAGATTAAAAACAAAAATGATATTTGGAATGAGATAGTCAAAGTAACACATCTTCCCGGACTCACTTCTGCTCCGAAACTCCAGCCCATTGCTACCCGTATGGTGATGCTTTCCACAGGAATGAGGGCGCCTATGGGACTGAAAGTTTATGGCCCCGATCTGGAATCAATTGAAAAAGCGGGAAAGATGATGGAACAGGCTTTGAAAGAGGTTCCTTCAGTACTACCGGCATCTGTATTTTATGACAGAGCTGTAGGTGCTCCTTATCTGGAAATAAAGCTGAACAGAGAAAATATGGCCCGTTATGGCGTTAAGGTTTCCGATCTGCAAGAGATTATCGGTGCGGCAGTGGGTGGAATGAAACTTACTACTTCCGTGGAAGGTCGCGAACGTTTTCCTATTCGTCTACGTTATGCACGGGAGCTGCGAGACAATCCCCAATCACTTGGTCAGATACTGATACCAACTTCTAACGGAGTACAAGTGCCTCTGAATGAACTGGCAGATATCAATTATGCCAAAGGGGCACAGATGATACAGAGTGAAAATACATTCCTTGTAGGTTATGTTATCTTTGATAAATTGGCAAGTAAAGCTGAAGTCGATGTAGTGGATGAAGCAAAGAAAGTACTGGATGCCAAAATCAAGGAAGGTAAGATAATACTTCCCAAAGGGGTGACATATAAATTTGCCGGAAACTATGAACAACAGGCCCGGGCAACCAGTAGATTGCTGATCGTAATACCAATCAGTTTAATCCTGATATTGCTGATTCTCTATTTCCGCTTTAAGTCAGTAACGGCATCATTCATTCACTTTTCTGGAGTCTTTGTTGCCTTTGCCGGAGGATTTATACTCATCTGGCTATACGGGCAGGAGTGGTTCCTTAATTTTAGTATTGCAGGAATGAATATGCGAGATCTTTTCCAGATGCACACCATTAATCTGAGTGTAGCGGTTTGGGTAGGATTCATAGCTCTCTTTGGTATAGCTACCAACGACGGAGTTTTAATGGGAACCTATATTCATCAGATGTTTCTTGATGAGAAGCCTACCAATAAAGATGAAATTCGTGAAGCTGTAGTGAGGGCTGGACTCAGAAGGGTACGTGCTGCTTCAATGACCACGGCAGCTACTTTGATTGCCTTGTTGCCGGTGCTTACTTCTACCGGAAAAGGTTCTGATATAATGGTGCCTATGGCTATTCCCACATTTGGTGGAATGCTGATTCAAACCATGACTATGTTCGTGGTACCTGTCCTTCAGTGTTGGTGGAGAGAACATGTCGTAAAGCATAACCGACTGCCCGAACAAATTGAAACTAACTATTCAATTCAATCAGATGAAAAGGAAAATAAGATTTAA
- a CDS encoding TonB-dependent receptor has translation MAIMATSSYAQQSVTGTVSDTDGEHVIGATVAWKNSTVGTTTDVNGKFEIKSVKGSKELVVSFIGYEQVTVKVSSGTVPPLEIKLKPGIELKEVQVTGRKLGLIQSRAGILNSQTITSTELLRAACCNLGESFETNPSVDVSYSDAATGAKQIKLLGLSGTYVQMLTENIPNFRGAASPYGLGYIPGPWMQSIQVSKGTSSVKNGYEAITGQINVEYKKPQTADFVSANLYGNSMGRIEANSDASVLLNKNLSTMVFAHYENETMQRDDNHDGFNDSPTMEQYNLQNRWAYHNGNYMLQAGIKGLSEKRVSGQMSDVSNPYRIGINTDRVELFAKNAFILDPKKNSSIALILSGSVHNQDSYFGRKLYDVNQKNGYASLLFETDFTKKHNLSTGLSFNYDSYDQDYRLTHDVSLGKSSDFTEEAVSGAYAQYTYTPSEKWTLMAGLRGDYSSQYGFFVTPRAHVKYNMNEYVNFRLSAGKGYRNNHVLAENNYLLASSRNVNIADNLNQEEAWNYGASASFYLPIAGKTLNINTEYYYTNFVKQVVADMDTDPHAVSFYNLDGKSYAKNFQVEASYPFFKGFTLTAAYRMTDVKTTYNGILKEKPLTGKYKGLITASYQTPLKIWQFDTTLQFNGGGRMPSPYTNADGTPSWNERYKGYPQLNAQITRFFRLGSIYAGAENLTGFTQKNPIIAANDPYGPNFDSTMIWGPVQHGSKFYVGIRFNLPRMTE, from the coding sequence ATGGCTATAATGGCCACGAGCAGTTATGCGCAACAGTCCGTTACAGGAACAGTCTCCGATACAGATGGGGAACATGTAATTGGGGCAACCGTTGCGTGGAAAAATAGTACCGTTGGAACCACAACCGATGTCAACGGCAAATTCGAAATAAAATCAGTAAAAGGCAGTAAAGAACTTGTTGTAAGCTTTATCGGTTATGAGCAAGTAACAGTAAAAGTATCTTCTGGTACTGTTCCTCCTTTAGAAATAAAGCTCAAACCGGGCATTGAATTAAAGGAAGTTCAGGTTACCGGCAGGAAACTAGGATTGATACAATCAAGAGCCGGCATTCTGAACTCACAAACCATCACCTCTACTGAGTTGCTTCGTGCTGCTTGCTGTAATCTGGGTGAGAGTTTTGAAACAAATCCTTCGGTAGATGTATCATATAGTGACGCGGCTACAGGTGCCAAACAGATTAAGTTACTTGGTTTGTCGGGTACTTACGTGCAGATGCTTACTGAAAACATCCCTAACTTTCGCGGAGCTGCATCGCCTTACGGACTGGGATACATTCCCGGACCGTGGATGCAGAGCATTCAGGTATCCAAAGGAACCAGTTCTGTAAAGAACGGGTACGAAGCAATTACGGGACAGATTAATGTGGAATATAAAAAGCCACAGACTGCCGATTTTGTTTCAGCCAATCTATACGGAAATTCCATGGGACGTATTGAAGCCAACAGTGATGCTTCCGTATTGCTGAACAAGAACCTGAGCACAATGGTGTTTGCTCATTATGAAAATGAAACTATGCAGCGGGATGATAACCACGACGGATTCAATGACTCTCCCACCATGGAGCAATATAACTTACAGAACCGCTGGGCATATCACAATGGCAACTACATGCTTCAGGCAGGAATCAAAGGATTGAGTGAGAAAAGAGTCAGCGGACAGATGAGTGATGTTAGCAATCCATATAGAATAGGGATTAATACAGACCGCGTGGAACTGTTTGCCAAGAATGCATTTATCCTTGATCCGAAGAAGAACAGCAGTATAGCTTTGATTCTTTCGGGAAGTGTACATAATCAGGATTCATATTTCGGAAGAAAACTCTATGATGTAAATCAGAAAAACGGATATGCATCTCTTTTGTTTGAGACAGATTTCACAAAGAAGCATAATCTTTCTACAGGATTAAGTTTCAACTATGATTCTTATGATCAGGATTACAGACTGACTCACGATGTTTCTTTGGGCAAATCGAGCGATTTCACAGAAGAAGCTGTTTCGGGAGCTTATGCGCAATACACTTATACTCCTTCAGAAAAGTGGACTTTGATGGCGGGACTTAGAGGTGATTACAGCAGTCAGTACGGATTCTTTGTTACTCCACGTGCACACGTCAAGTATAATATGAATGAGTACGTCAACTTCCGTCTTTCTGCCGGAAAGGGATATCGCAACAACCATGTGCTTGCCGAAAACAATTACCTTCTTGCAAGCAGTCGTAATGTGAATATTGCCGATAATCTGAATCAGGAAGAAGCGTGGAATTACGGAGCCAGCGCATCGTTTTATCTGCCTATAGCCGGCAAAACGCTGAACATTAATACAGAATATTATTATACCAACTTTGTTAAGCAAGTGGTAGCCGATATGGATACAGATCCTCACGCTGTGAGCTTTTATAACCTCGACGGGAAATCGTATGCAAAAAACTTCCAGGTGGAAGCCTCCTACCCTTTCTTCAAAGGTTTTACTCTTACTGCAGCTTATCGTATGACAGATGTGAAGACTACCTACAACGGAATATTAAAAGAAAAGCCGCTGACCGGGAAATACAAAGGACTGATTACGGCTTCTTATCAAACACCGTTGAAGATATGGCAGTTCGACACAACCCTACAGTTTAACGGTGGCGGACGTATGCCATCACCTTACACTAATGCAGACGGAACACCATCGTGGAATGAGCGTTATAAAGGTTATCCGCAATTAAATGCACAGATTACCCGCTTCTTCCGTTTAGGTTCAATCTATGCCGGAGCTGAGAATCTGACTGGCTTTACACAGAAGAATCCTATCATTGCTGCCAATGATCCTTACGGACCTAATTTTGATTCCACAATGATATGGGGCCCAGTGCAACACGGCAGCAAGTTTTATGTAGGAATACGTTTCAATTTACCAAGAATGACTGAATAA
- a CDS encoding TolC family protein → MKRKIRFKYVCLSVMLLAASANHLRAQDSLAVYVEQAAKNNPKVRADFAAYQASLQRVAPAGSLPDPELGFSFYLKSMEQVNGKQIGTLDLMQMFPWFGTLKAAKAEMLWMANASYEKFRVSSLDVIYNVQAQWYQLNSIQAKLTNIRENIKLLKSLEEIALYRYKSPGIKGKSNGSSSYSSGSSAVSSTFQAMPATQGGSGMSGMGGTSSGSVSSSLATPSGQSASMGGTMPSSSMSGSSVGMSDVLRIQIERAELENTLETTQSQFTTVMAAFNALLGRASATSTFVPDSLLIKPFIANDDVAWQRVVEQNPMLSMWKAESSSYEAKGEMVKKMGYPMVGIGLEYMINKKKPEDMNSMNSMNGMDMIMPMVKLTLPIYRKKYKAQLKDSKLMKQSAELEYQNTRNELQASFVAINLRIADASRKIALYAKQHKMAQTTFELMLREFTTSSASLTDVLQVQRDLLNYSLKQVEAVVEYNTAVAEFEKIIAKDDLIINKK, encoded by the coding sequence ATGAAAAGGAAAATAAGATTTAAATATGTTTGTTTGTCAGTCATGTTACTGGCAGCAAGCGCCAACCATCTCAGGGCACAGGATAGTCTTGCCGTCTATGTGGAACAGGCTGCTAAAAACAATCCGAAAGTGCGTGCAGATTTTGCAGCCTATCAGGCTTCCTTGCAGCGTGTTGCTCCTGCAGGATCTCTGCCCGATCCTGAATTAGGATTCAGTTTCTATCTGAAATCAATGGAGCAGGTTAATGGCAAGCAAATAGGAACACTGGATTTAATGCAGATGTTTCCATGGTTTGGAACCTTGAAAGCTGCAAAAGCCGAGATGTTGTGGATGGCAAATGCCTCTTACGAGAAATTCAGAGTCAGCAGTCTTGATGTGATATACAATGTTCAGGCTCAATGGTACCAGTTAAACAGTATTCAGGCTAAACTGACCAATATAAGAGAGAATATTAAACTGTTGAAATCATTGGAGGAGATTGCTCTTTATAGGTACAAATCTCCTGGCATTAAAGGAAAATCAAATGGTTCATCTTCTTACTCGTCGGGATCTTCTGCTGTTTCATCGACTTTCCAGGCAATGCCGGCTACTCAGGGAGGCAGCGGAATGTCTGGAATGGGAGGTACTTCATCGGGAAGTGTATCATCATCCTTGGCAACACCTTCTGGTCAATCGGCATCCATGGGAGGAACTATGCCCTCTTCATCAATGAGCGGAAGCAGTGTAGGTATGTCCGATGTGTTACGTATTCAGATAGAAAGGGCAGAACTGGAAAATACGTTGGAAACTACGCAATCTCAGTTTACTACAGTTATGGCAGCATTCAATGCTTTATTGGGGCGTGCGTCTGCCACTTCTACATTTGTGCCTGACTCCCTGCTAATAAAACCATTTATAGCCAATGATGATGTTGCATGGCAGAGAGTTGTAGAGCAAAATCCAATGCTTTCCATGTGGAAAGCAGAAAGTTCCTCTTATGAAGCTAAAGGAGAAATGGTAAAAAAGATGGGCTATCCCATGGTAGGGATTGGTCTGGAGTATATGATTAACAAGAAGAAGCCGGAAGATATGAATAGCATGAACAGTATGAATGGAATGGATATGATAATGCCTATGGTTAAACTTACTTTACCTATTTACAGGAAAAAGTACAAAGCTCAGCTTAAAGACAGCAAATTAATGAAACAATCTGCTGAATTGGAATATCAAAATACCCGGAATGAATTGCAGGCTAGCTTCGTGGCTATAAACCTGCGAATAGCCGATGCCTCACGTAAGATCGCTCTTTATGCAAAACAGCATAAAATGGCACAAACTACTTTTGAACTAATGCTTCGTGAGTTTACGACCTCTAGTGCAAGCTTAACGGATGTATTGCAGGTACAGCGGGATTTATTAAACTACAGTTTAAAACAGGTAGAAGCTGTAGTAGAATACAATACAGCTGTTGCTGAATTTGAGAAGATAATAGCTAAAGATGATCTGATTATAAATAAGAAATAA
- a CDS encoding 2-hydroxyacid dehydrogenase gives MKKYTVAFFDTKSYDEESFNLINEKFNFEIKYFKGHLNKNNVILTKDADAVCIFVNDVADAEIIDIMAQYGVKLLALRCAGFNNVDLTAAEGKMAVVRVPAYSPYAVAEHTVALMLALNRKTHRAYLRTRDGNFTLNGLLGFDMHGKTAGIIGTGKIAKILINILKGFGMNILAYDLYPDYNFARENNVVYTTLDELYHNSDIISLHCPLTPETKYLINDYSISKMKDGVMIINTGRGQLIHTNALIEGLKNKKVGAAGLDVYEEEGDYFYEDKSDKIIDDDVLARLLSFNNVLVTSHQAFFTQEALVNIAHTTLQNIKDFIDEKPLENEIKIK, from the coding sequence ATGAAGAAATACACTGTTGCCTTTTTCGATACCAAGTCTTATGACGAGGAATCATTCAACCTGATTAATGAAAAGTTCAATTTCGAAATAAAATATTTCAAAGGACATCTCAATAAGAATAATGTAATTCTGACTAAGGATGCCGATGCGGTATGCATCTTTGTAAATGATGTTGCTGATGCCGAGATTATTGATATAATGGCTCAGTACGGAGTAAAGTTGCTTGCCCTGCGTTGCGCCGGATTTAATAATGTAGACCTCACTGCTGCAGAAGGCAAAATGGCCGTTGTCCGCGTACCTGCCTACTCTCCCTATGCAGTGGCAGAGCATACCGTTGCACTGATGCTGGCACTTAACAGGAAAACGCACAGGGCATATTTGCGCACACGCGACGGGAATTTCACCCTCAACGGATTACTGGGTTTTGATATGCACGGAAAGACAGCAGGTATCATTGGAACCGGTAAAATAGCTAAAATACTTATCAATATCCTGAAAGGATTTGGCATGAATATTCTGGCTTACGATCTTTATCCCGATTATAACTTCGCCCGCGAGAATAATGTTGTGTACACCACTCTTGATGAGCTTTATCACAATTCAGACATTATCTCACTGCACTGTCCGCTTACGCCCGAAACAAAATATCTTATCAATGACTATTCTATCAGCAAGATGAAAGATGGGGTAATGATTATCAATACCGGACGCGGACAATTGATTCATACCAACGCACTGATTGAAGGACTGAAGAATAAAAAAGTTGGTGCAGCCGGACTCGATGTATACGAGGAAGAAGGCGATTATTTCTACGAGGATAAGTCGGACAAGATTATTGACGATGATGTATTGGCCCGATTGCTCTCCTTTAATAATGTGTTAGTAACCTCTCACCAGGCATTCTTCACGCAAGAAGCATTAGTCAATATTGCTCACACCACCCTTCAGAACATAAAGGATTTTATAGACGAAAAACCTCTTGAAAACGAAATCAAAATCAAATAA
- a CDS encoding DUF302 domain-containing protein, translating into MKYYISKKLNISFDQAVIKVIESLKNEGFGVLSEINLHEKLKEKLNVDFRRYKILGACNPSFAYKALQCEDKVGTMLPCNVIIQELAKDEIEVAAVDPVASMMAIDNSSLENIATEVKEKLKRVISSL; encoded by the coding sequence ATGAAATATTACATTAGTAAAAAACTGAATATTAGTTTTGATCAAGCGGTAATCAAGGTTATCGAGTCATTAAAAAATGAAGGCTTTGGTGTCTTGTCTGAAATCAATTTACATGAAAAACTGAAAGAAAAATTGAATGTAGATTTCAGAAGATATAAAATTTTAGGGGCTTGCAATCCTTCATTCGCCTATAAGGCATTGCAATGCGAAGACAAAGTTGGAACTATGCTCCCTTGTAATGTAATTATTCAGGAACTAGCTAAAGATGAAATAGAAGTAGCTGCGGTTGATCCTGTTGCTTCTATGATGGCAATAGATAATTCAAGTCTGGAAAATATTGCCACAGAAGTTAAAGAAAAACTTAAGAGAGTTATTTCATCTTTATGA